The nucleotide window GTTCTTTACAAAAAGGAAGTTTTGGTTATAAAGTCCAATGTTGATTTCGTCAAGGAAAATATCACCAGGGTGAAAGTTCCCGAAGAATTCCAAGGAGACGAATATCAGTCTCTATACCATTTAGTTGAAGCGTGTACCGAGCCGAATTATGGTAAAACGCCTGGGATTTACAGAGAGGAAATGGATAAGCGACTCTCTGAAGCGGAAGTTGTTTTTAGAAAATATTTGAGGAAAATCATTACCACACAAATGAAGGGCTCGGAGCAAGAAAAAAAGGATAACATTCGACATAATTCAAAATATCGGTGGATTGGTGAAATCTATCCAACAGTTTTCACTGATGATTTCAAGATTTATCTTTTGTCAATTAGTAAGTTTTTGCGTCGAAACGATACGCTGGTCAAACCCTCATATCCGTTTATTTCAGCGGATGTTTTAAAGAACTCAATTGTTTTTATTGATGAGTTTGACGCATCTAAAGATACCATTCAAGAATTTATCATAGAAAAGGCTGTTGAGTCTCAAAATGACTACCTGGACATGGTTAAGGAACTGCACGGGAGAATGCGAGATTACCGCCCTGCCAGCTCCTTTTACGGCTCCTATGAGAAATACGTCGAAAATAAGCCTTATCTTCGCACTCTCAAGACTTTGCAAAAAGAAGTAGAGGGCTTGTATGAAAAGTACGCTCTGTATTTCAATTACAAGACGAATGATGGATTTGATCGTAGTCGTAGTTTCTTGTTTTTTGATGGCGCATTCCGTAGTTATTTAAGTAACAATAATCATTACATCCGATGCGTCAAGGATGGCGATAATCAGCAGGTTAAGATTTATTACGAAAATAAAGATGTTTACGAAAAAAATCGCGACCTTGACAACGATATCAACATCTATTCTTTGTTGCGTGACGTGACTCATTTCCTGAATGAGTTTGCAAGATTTATTGCCAACTGGGCGGAACGCTACGCGGTTGCAGAAAATATTAAAAGAAAAAAACAGAATGCTGTCTTAGAGTCTTACACGGTAGAGGATGCAGTAGATACTATTTGCGATGCTTACTTCCGCAGCAAACATTTGAACAATATTTTTCATGATTTGATCACATCGTCGTCCATTCGAAATATCCGCGAAGAAGAAACCGTTATTGACGATTTTTCTTTCTTTAATCGAGGGTTCAAGTTCTTTGAATTTGTAGATGGTGACAAACATAATGAAGAAACGAAAATCAATTTTATTCAGATTGATGAAACTCCTGAAAAAATCCTTCTTTTCTTGGCGAAAAACACGAAAGTAATCGGCCTTTCAGCAACTGGACGTATCAATTCGGTTCTTTCTAATTATTCCCAGAAATATTTAAGGAATGAACTTAAGGACTCTTTGCTGATGCTGACGGAAGATACTTACGAATCCTTAAAAAAATCACAAGAGGAAAAATGGTCTCCCTATCAAGATGGCTCAATCAAAGTCAATATTGAATCTGTTGATCGAGGCGAAGAAAATAAATCCATTCAAGAGCGTTTAAAGCAAATAACACAAAACAAAGATCTTGAGCGAAACTTCTCCAGAATGTTGGAAAATCTGGATATACAGCAAAGCAATAAAGAATATTATCAAAAACGTTACTGCAACATCTTCGCTGTATTGAAGAATTTCATAGACAATGAGAATGTAGAGTCACTTCTTTGCTTGAATATGGCGCTTCCCAAACGAAACCTTGCAACTTTTGATTTAGGGGTGTTTGAAAGATTTGTAGAGCAGTATTGCAAAGTTTATGGGAAAAGTAGCCCTAAAATCAAGGTCTTAAAAAGTGGTAGCGATTTTGAAGACGAAAAGGACTCGCTTTTAAAGGAACTTGCCAATGGTGAAAAGATCTTTGTTTTTTCAGCTTATAAAACTATTGGCGCCGGTCAGAATCTACAGTATAAAATTCCACAAAGAGATATAGATAGCGAATCTATTGTTCAAATTGGTCGCAAACAAGATGTAAAAGATTTTGACGCGATTTACTTAGGTGATGTCACGAATGTCGTTACAAATATTAACGATGTAAAAAAAATCAGGATGAAGGAACTTCTTGAATTCCTATTTGAAATCAAGTATCTTTACGAAAATAACGAAATTAGTCCCCGTGATTTGAATCAGCTTGTTCAGGCGGGCTTTAAAGCATATACGAATAAGAATGATTACAATGCACCAATGGAAGTCGTGAGACATTCTACAAGTGTAAGACGCAAAATAACTCGCGATGTCATCCAGGCTGTTGGAAGACTTTGTCGCACCAACAATAAAAAAAAGGATATCTTCATTTACACAAATAACGCTCTGCTTGCAACATTGGATGTTGCGAGTGTACGAGTAGATTTGATGAATCCGGAATTAAAAAAACTTTTTGAAATTGCGGCAAATTTTGCACAATCGCTTCCGGAAGAAAAATCTTTAGTAGAAAATGAAGCGAACCGTAAGTCTGAAAGTGCTAATTCCTACATTCAGGGCATGCTGCGCCACGATTGGACTCTTAAAAGCATGCGTCTTTGGACAGAATTACGAGAATGCACACTTAGACATCCTACGGCACCAAGTAACTTGGCTGAAAAAGATCATATCTTGGGCGACTACTATATTCAAAATTTTGAAAATAGATCCAATTACTATTATGCGCAGAAAGGCGATTTTTCAGGAATAATTGTCAATTTGTTTAAGGATCGTTCCGATTTTGAGAAGGGACTTGATGAAGAATACGCTCGAAATATTGGCCATGTGAGCGAAAAATCTGCAAGATTGCAGCAATTCTTCTTATATAGTGGAATGAAGAAACATTTTGAAAAAATGCACTATGCCACGGAATTCGGAAAAGATGATTTAATTCTTTCTCCTGTTCTATTCAATAACATTTATAAGGGTGCTCTTGGAGAAATCGCAGGAAGATTCATTCTTGAACAAGAATTGAATTTGACATTGAAGGAAATTGAAGATCCTGCAAATTTTGAATTTTTTGATTTTATGCTCATCGATGGGGTGTATGTAGATTTCAAACATTGGAAAAGAACGGTTGCAAAGAGTACAGAACGATTCCATTCTGAAATCGAAAAGAAGTTGAATACGATTGGAGCTAAAAAAGCTTATGTGATTAACATTATAAAAGAAGGCGAATCGGTAATATCGTCTGATAAAGATGGCAAAATCATAGAGATTCCCTGGCTTATTGATGAGAAGGGGATGCCGAATGAATCTGCAATCAAGATGCTTATAGAAGAGGTCCACAATGGCAAATAATCTTGACGGAAATAAATTTCCGATTTACACGAATAATATTAAGGTTGAAATTGACCGCAAGAAGGTAGATGAAAAATTTGTCGTGTACCAGATTGCAACAAAGGATCTCTTTTTGAAAGAGAATGTTTTAGACTTGCCTGCTGAACAATTTAAGGCACAATCCGTCGCATATTATCAAAAAACACGATGGTTTGCCATGTTTAATAAGGGTAATGTCAACTTTGACAAGTTTAAACAAGAAATTCAGGCAAAGGACGATTCTGCGGTCGCAAATGAGGTGGACCTTTTTTGTCAAGATGAAACCTCCAAAGAAGGAATTAAGGATGTTGAACTTGCACAGTTGCTGGTGAATTCGCTTAAGAATCGTTCAAGCGATATATTTGCATATAACAACATTACTGGTAAATTGTATTATTCACCTGTCATTAAACCAAATGCAAAAACAATTGAGTTTCTGAGAATCCGTTTTTTTACTGCTTTAAATTCAATTTTTTTGGAAGCCAATACAGAAACTTTTTCCGAAGTCAATGCTTTAAAAAAATACGGCAAACGAAATGTTGAACCGAAGTTCCTTTTTGATGAAGAAACTGGAGAATTTCGTCGAAAACTTCATGCTGATTTAAAGAAAGGTCAATATTTCTTCGACCAGGGCGCTCTAAGTAAAAAGGGACCAAGAAAAAAGTTTTTGGATTTTTTGTCCAGAGATAACTATAGAAAGTCAAAGGCCGGAATTATTGCAACGTTCCTTGAAGATGTGAAAGAGAATCTTTCCGATTTCATCACTATTGAACAGATTCCATTTATGAATTATGAAAATTGTGAACAGAAACGAATTAATTACGAAAACTATGATTATGGAACCTTTGTAAATAAGAATGGAATTTGTGTCGTAAATACAATTCCAAATAGAACCGATGCTAAGGAAATGCAATCGCGGATTGTGAATTTTTTGAAGTCTGAATATGGCGTGGAATCTGTTCCGGATAATCGTGAAAAAGGAAAATACATCATTGAAATTATTCACGATAAAGAATCTGATGAGTATGCGACTGCAGAAGAGGCCGCTTCACTAAATCTTTTTAACGAGTTCAACAAGCCTCAAGATCAGCACAATCTTTTTTCTGAAAACGAAATTATTCAACATATCACGGTAGAAAACTCTGCTGAAAAGGTCAATTCCGATACACTAAAAGATGTAATGCGCAATATAGTGCAAGAACTCATTATTAAAGGCGATGTTGTTAATCGTCAGATTACACTTGTGAATTGGAATGAACCAAAGGAATGGACGTTTGTAAAATGTGGAAAAGGGAAATGGAATGAGGCAAAGCGGTGCAATAGTTTTCGCTATTATAAAATGAAAATTTGTACTGATGGAAAATTAAATTTTGATGTTTTTGACAACCGGGAATATCCGGAAAATGATGAGTGGAATGTATTGGATCGAATCTTTGGATATTACAACAAAGGCTTTAAGAACAAATCTTCGGGCATTGAATGTATCGTATACAACGACATAAATAACATAAATGTCATCTATAAAACTAAGCAATTCACTTTGCTTGATGTTGAAGAAATTTTAAGGACGCTTTCGCTGTCTGATAGTGAAAATAAAATTGATAAGAATCGTCTTGAAAATTATCTAGATGATTTTATTGAAATACATGAGAATTTGACTGATAAACAGCAGAATGAACTGAATGACCTAAGGAAAAATATTCATAACTCGTTTGATAAGGAACTCTCATACAAAGATGTCTTGAACATGTATGATTCAGAGGGAAAAAAACATTCGCTAATTAAGAAGAAAATTATAAGCGATTTTGTTTACTGGCTTTATGATGTTTCTTCTGAAGATGGAAACCCTGTTCTTTTGCACGGTCAAATGAAAAGCGGGGATAATCTCTATAAAAATTTCAATTCATTCCTTGGAATAAAGTCAATAACACTTGATGGTCAATTCAAGTATTTCGTTGGAAAGAAAAAGGAGGCGTTGCAGAGTAATCTTCCTACGTCCTGCGTTATTCGTGATGTGATTTCATGGAACAAGAACGGCGTAAATAAGGGAGGCCCAATATTCTTTAATGAACTTGAACATATGTTATCTGTGGAATTCGTGAGAAACGGACAATATACCGTCATACCATTCCCGATGAAGTACTTAAATGAATACGTTCGTTTTTGCGAAAAAGACGAAGACTTTGGGGAAGATTAATAAGGAGGTTTATCTTGTTAGCAACCCATTTATATAAGCATTCCCAGAATTGTCGAATGCGAATCCCCGTCAATGGTTGCTGCGTTCGTTGCCGGAGGCGCCCGAAACGGCCTCACCTTCTGGAAAAATAAGGACCGGAAGGAATTGAAAAGCCTCGGAAAATGAGTAACGCTTCAATCTATTGCCCCCGCCCGCTGAATAACCTATTTTAACGCCTAGAGGAAAAATGTATGACTGAATACAATTTCTATTGTGATGAAAGCTGCCATTTGGAACATGACAATAGCAATGTCATGGTTCTAGGGGGCGTGTGGTGTCCAAAGGAAAAACGGCACCAGATTAACGGACGAATAAAGGAAATAAAGATTCGCAACAATGTTCCTGAGCAAGCTGAACTGAAGTGGACAAAAGTCTCGCCTTCCAAAATTCAGGTCTATATAGACTTGATGGAGTATTTTTTTGATGAAACGGATTTACATTTTAGAGGGCTCTTGATTCCCGACAAAAAGAAATTGAACCACCAAATGTTCAACCAGACTCATGATGAGTGGTATTACAAGATGTATTTTAGCATGTTGAAGGCCATGCTTGTTCCGACAGATACATACAATATTTTTATTGATATAAAGGATACGCATTCAGCGGAAAGGGCTAAAAAACTTTGGAGTGTGATTTCCAATTCAATGTATGATTTTTCAAAGAGAATTATTAAGCAGGTGAAACCTATAAGGTCTGATGAAGTTCAAATAATGCAAATTACAGATGTTTTAACAGGAGCCTTTGGCTATAACAATAGAGTTTTTGGTGATTCTGAAAAACGGAGTGTGGCCAAAAGGAGGATTATAGAGCTTATTCAAAAAAGATCAGGATATACTTTGCAAAAATCCACCCTCCTTCGTGAGGATAAGTTGAATTTGTTTGTGTGGAAATCTCGTAATGACCAGGAATAATTGTTGGCTTCCTGAATTAAACGAGTTTCCGCAAACTTCGTTTACCGTTGCCTCGTATAAAGAATACGAAGCTTCCCTTTATTGTACCTACAAAAAAGATTTTTGGTCAAACGATTTGTTTTTTCAAGGTCTGAAAGTCCAAGTTCGGAAATCTCCTATAATAGATGGCTACGAAGAGTCTTTTGTTCATTTCACATGCAAGAACTACGAGAACGTTCAAAATCGTGAACCCGATTTCAGACGCTGCGAACGTTTACACTGGATTCGAAAATTTATAGAGAATTATCAATGTAAGGCCCGTTGTGTCGAAAAATGCGATGGCATCAAGTATTGGGAAGAACCATACAAGTCAACAAAGCGTTTTCATTTTCTGTTTGAAGAAGAGCGATTTCTGGTTGTTCTTGAAAAGCGAGAATACTATTGCTTATTGATTACAGCGTTTTATCTGGAATATGATCACTCTCTTCAAAAACAATTGAAGCATTACCGTATGTACAAAAAAGCAGAAGACGTTCCGTTTGGCGGAACGTCTCCAGAAACTCCTTCTACAACTAGTAGATGAGATAATGTAAATATAGGTTTGTGATGATTGTTTGTCAATAGGATTTTTAAATAAAAACATCAAGCAAGTAGACGATGTTTAAACAAGATTTAGGCAAAAATGGCGAAATTATGCAAAAATCGACATTTTATAGACGAAAATTTTGATTGGAGTCACCATGCTTCTTACTTCCTCCGGCACATTCTGTTCCAAAGATCAGTTCAAGACCGAAGAAGAGGTCGAGAAGGTTGTCGTTGACAACTTCAAACTTCTCTTTGGCGACTATTCTATCTTGCTACCGAAAAGTTTGATTCGGTCTTCTGGTGTGGTTCGGAAAAATACGGTGATGAATCGCGAGACGAAGAACAAGATTGCGGAACTTTGCATTGCAGAAATCGGAAAGCAGAAGGAGTTCTCAAAGCTTCTTGAATCAGACTTGAAAATCCAGCTAATCCATGTGCACGGTTTTGTCCAGAAGATTTTGGAAAAGGACCCAATTGTCTCTTTGCCGATAGACTATTCCCCGAGCGATCTCGAAGAATGGGCGGAGTCATTGAAAGTCGATGTGCAGATTCAGCATATCGAGAAATACATGAACGGCAAGGGCGAGGTGCTTTACAACTTCCCTGATTTGGAGCTGACGCAAGAAAAGGAATCCTTGAAGACGACGGACAAGAGCAACGCTTTGTACGAGATTGTGAAGGCGGAACTTTTGAACGTGGGCGATGTCGTGCATTTCGATTACGGCCCGAAGGGTAAATCCAAGACGCATTTCGAAGGAAAAATCTGTTCCGACGGAATTGAGGTGGACGGAATCGTTTCTTCGGCCAGCGTTTCTGCCTTGCGTTGCATCCAGCAAATCAGCCCGTCGCGCACAACGACGAACGGCTGGGTCACCTGGAAAACCGCCGACGGAAAATTCCTCGAAGAAAAGTGGAACGCCCTGCTTAAAAAGAGTGACGACGCGGAACAACCATCGAGACCCAAAAAGCATAAAAAGAAATCTCGCAAGACATCGGCGGTGTCGCTTCCTGAAAATAGCGATAACGATATGTTGTATCACTTCGCGAAAGGCGGGGCGATTGTCGCTAAAGTCCGGCGTGTTGGCTCGCAGTTTGTTCTTCTTGCCGGCAGCAAACTTTCGCTGAAATATGACTTCCGTGGCTCGGGTTGGATGAACGTTAGAAAGAACGCTTCTGTTGGTGCTGATGGAACGCTTCGCGAGGATATCGAATGCGATTCCCCGTCAATGGCCGCTGCGTTCGTTGCTGGAGGCGCTCGAAACGGCCTTACCTTCTGGAAGAATAAGGATAGAAAGGAATTGAAAAGTCTCGGAAAATAAGTATCGCTTCAATCTATTGCCCCCGCTCGTCTAAATGGCAATTTTAAAGACGAACCTTAGACGAGCTTTAGACGAAAATTGGCGAAATTGAACGAAAAACGGCAAAATTTTAGACGAGAAAATGTTTTTTTTCGGAAAAACGCCGGTTTGACATTTTGTGACATCTGATTGTGAGTATATTTAGGGCGAGAGGTCTTGCATGAGTAGAAAAAGTGAAAACGGGCAAAAACAATCTTTAACCATTCTCGATAAGGATTATCTTGAATGGGTCAAACAGTTGTCATCAAGATATAAAAGCTATTTGATCAAGGCTTCTGTTCACATCAATTCGGAGCAGTTGAAATTTTATTATAGCGTTGGAAAGGACATCTTCGAAAAGCAGATAGATAATAAGTATGGCACCAAATTTTATGCCGCTCTTAGCCGCGATTTAAGAAAGTTATTACCAGATGCGGAGGGGCTGACAGAAGGGAATTTGAGATATGCAAAGCGATTTTATCAGCTTTATTCGGATCCCAAGAAATTGTTTCCGCAAGTTGCGGAAGAATTGTATCCGCAAATATTTCCGCAAGTTGCGGAAGAATTGCCTAAAGTACCATGGGGCCACCATCGTTTGCTCATTGATAAATTCTCTGACAATCCGCCCAAAGCGCTTTTCTTTGTAGGGCAGATTGTTGAAAATGGGTGGAGCCGTTCTTCGCTTATGAATTGGATCGATTCAAATTTATATGAGCGACAGGGCAAGGCGATTACCAATTTTTCGAAGACATTACCATCTCCAACTAGCGATCTTGCGAAAGAAATTACAAAGGACCCTTATAGTTTCGCTTTTGCCGGCGTAACAAAGGAGTATAACGAAAAACAGTTAAAGTCGGCTTTACTTTCCAATATCACAAATTTCTTGATAGAGCTGGGGTCTGGTTTTGCCTATGTGGGCAAGGAGTATAGGTTACAGGTCGGAAAAAAAGAAAAATTTATTGATTTGCTGTTCTATCACCTTTCTCTTAGATGTTATGTTGTTATCGAAGTCAAGATGGGTGAATTCGATTTTCAAGATGTGGGTCAATTAGGTGGATATGTTGTTTCCGCAAATCACATTTTAAAGCGTGAAGGGGATAACCCTACAATTGGTCTGCTTATTTGTAAGAGTAAAGATCGCTTGTTAGCCCAATATGCGTTGGAATCGAGCAACCAACCAATAGGTATTTCGGATTTTGAACTTGAAAAATTATATCCTGCAAAAGTTGAAGGCTTAATTCCGACAATCAACGAATTGGAATCGGGGTTAATTGACAGACCTAAGGAAGGCTAATGTCTCCTCGGCAACCACTCGCAACGCTGATTTGGCGGCCCTTAGTGAACTTGAAAATCGCGGAAAAAACATCTCTTACGATGAACTTCCGTATCGTTCGCTCAAGGCGACCGATGCTGATA belongs to Fibrobacter sp. UWR4 and includes:
- a CDS encoding DUF3800 domain-containing protein; translation: MTEYNFYCDESCHLEHDNSNVMVLGGVWCPKEKRHQINGRIKEIKIRNNVPEQAELKWTKVSPSKIQVYIDLMEYFFDETDLHFRGLLIPDKKKLNHQMFNQTHDEWYYKMYFSMLKAMLVPTDTYNIFIDIKDTHSAERAKKLWSVISNSMYDFSKRIIKQVKPIRSDEVQIMQITDVLTGAFGYNNRVFGDSEKRSVAKRRIIELIQKRSGYTLQKSTLLREDKLNLFVWKSRNDQE
- a CDS encoding DUF4357 domain-containing protein — encoded protein: MLLTSSGTFCSKDQFKTEEEVEKVVVDNFKLLFGDYSILLPKSLIRSSGVVRKNTVMNRETKNKIAELCIAEIGKQKEFSKLLESDLKIQLIHVHGFVQKILEKDPIVSLPIDYSPSDLEEWAESLKVDVQIQHIEKYMNGKGEVLYNFPDLELTQEKESLKTTDKSNALYEIVKAELLNVGDVVHFDYGPKGKSKTHFEGKICSDGIEVDGIVSSASVSALRCIQQISPSRTTTNGWVTWKTADGKFLEEKWNALLKKSDDAEQPSRPKKHKKKSRKTSAVSLPENSDNDMLYHFAKGGAIVAKVRRVGSQFVLLAGSKLSLKYDFRGSGWMNVRKNASVGADGTLREDIECDSPSMAAAFVAGGARNGLTFWKNKDRKELKSLGK
- a CDS encoding YhcG family protein; amino-acid sequence: MSRKSENGQKQSLTILDKDYLEWVKQLSSRYKSYLIKASVHINSEQLKFYYSVGKDIFEKQIDNKYGTKFYAALSRDLRKLLPDAEGLTEGNLRYAKRFYQLYSDPKKLFPQVAEELYPQIFPQVAEELPKVPWGHHRLLIDKFSDNPPKALFFVGQIVENGWSRSSLMNWIDSNLYERQGKAITNFSKTLPSPTSDLAKEITKDPYSFAFAGVTKEYNEKQLKSALLSNITNFLIELGSGFAYVGKEYRLQVGKKEKFIDLLFYHLSLRCYVVIEVKMGEFDFQDVGQLGGYVVSANHILKREGDNPTIGLLICKSKDRLLAQYALESSNQPIGISDFELEKLYPAKVEGLIPTINELESGLIDRPKEG